The sequence GTCTTGCTTAACACTGATTGCATTTTGGTTTTCATCAACCAGTTTCCAATCTAAGTTTTGAAGGCCTTTTTTCGCTTCGTTCGTGTTACGGAACTTAGGCATATCGAACGTCAATGCTGTGTCTGTCGCATCAAAAGTAGCAATAATCGTATCGCTATCGACAAACTCGCGGTCGTTACCTTGGCTGAAAGCAAGTTGATATTTGAAAACGATTTGGTTTACGCCGTCTGGCACGGTGATCGTTTTGCTTGAAGAGAAAAAGCCACCCTCAAGAGCAGGCTTAGCTTCGTTAACCGCTAAGACTTCGACTAAAGCATCTGCGCTAGAAGGAACTTCAATTGTTACGTCAGCGAACGCGTGTGGTGCTGCGATAATTGTGGAAAGCAGCGCGATGGATTTTAATGTTTTCATAATCATACAGTTGTTTATGGGCAGTTGAATTACAATCGCATGGTAAGAACTCCAATTCAAGTCATGTCATAAGGATTTGAAAAAATTTGCGAAATCTTAACGCAACGGTCATATATTAAGGTTCACATTGACTAGTGTGAGTTTTTATTTTTTGAAAAATGAGAGGGTAGGTTGGGTGTGAATTATACTAGTTGGCGGTTCGCGTCTTATGTTATTTGTATTGGATACTAAAAAGCCGCGGTCACTGCATTCAGTCACCACGGCTTCGGTATTACATGTTTAGTCTAGAGTGGCTTATTTAGCTTGCGCTGCTGCCGCTTCTAGTTGCTTAAGTTTACCTTGAAGCATGTAAGCATTCTGGTTGAAGTTACCAGGGTTCAACACTTGGCTTTGCTGCATAGGGTAGTCAGGTAGCGTGTTCATGAACTCTTGTACTTTGCCGCCTACAGGTACGAATAGCCACATGTTGTCTGCCATCCAACGTAGGTACATACCAGATTCGTGTGGTGCTTTTTCGAATGGGTCCGCACGTAGGTGAACGACTTGAGGCCAGTTTGGTTGGAAGCGCACGGCATCAACGATGTTACCATCCATAACAGCGAATGAAATCTTGAAGTCATTCCAACGTACTGCGTTTAGCTCAGCGTTAGCAGAGAAGTAAAGCATGCTGTCACGAGGACCTTTCTCTTCTTTACCTTCGAAGAAAGGTAGGAAGTTGTAACCATCTAGGTGTACACGCCAGTTTTTACCGTTGTAAGTAGCACCTTTATCAGAAGCAAGCTTCTCAACCACTTTATCATCACCAGCTGCTGCTAGTAGAGTCGGAATCCAGTCTTGGTGACTCATGATGTCGTTGATCTTAGTTCCCGGCTTGATTGTACCAGGCCAGCGAACTAGCTGAGGAACACGCATACCACCTTCGTAAGTTGTACCTTTCTCACCGTGGAAGTAAGTTGCACCACCATCAGGCCAAGATACTGTCTCTGCACCGTTATCGGTAGAGTAGATTACGATC is a genomic window of Vibrio crassostreae containing:
- a CDS encoding DUF2057 family protein, producing the protein MKTLKSIALLSTIIAAPHAFADVTIEVPSSADALVEVLAVNEAKPALEGGFFSSSKTITVPDGVNQIVFKYQLAFSQGNDREFVDSDTIIATFDATDTALTFDMPKFRNTNEAKKGLQNLDWKLVDENQNAISVKQDKLIKDGMQIGRKYPQEAKEYNQKGGIAALTVGASAGAAAAVVQPVTLPAKIDGNAANTAEEMLYFWYEKADAETKQKFKDYVNK